A stretch of the Aminipila terrae genome encodes the following:
- a CDS encoding DUF5105 domain-containing protein codes for MKKFLIIFLCLFIVLTTVGCGGEKPEQAVKSMLDAVKAANQEAAEKYIDYDKLTDQEEDGSFASKNEEIYKLILKNLNYKILSSSEDGDKATVKAEITNIDMKPIMDKMFSDAIALAFSGLSDEQLEQKFNKNFEKLINNKDNKTITNTVTITLNKKDNHWKIDVSDELANAISGNLITVQKEMKDSFGGSDTSDKLDEIDSWLTEDIWNKGFCDINWYTYDGTDSSGDTIDIEFTLQQLDSSIKVKAEYDKYMGQLKGEEYNELKGIWGKLSAEIDSLSSQIKNNPPKASDESTGVDTGKFEQYSDAFSDAINKLE; via the coding sequence ATGAAAAAATTTTTAATTATTTTCCTTTGTCTATTTATAGTATTAACTACTGTTGGATGTGGAGGGGAGAAACCTGAACAGGCGGTTAAAAGTATGTTAGATGCTGTTAAAGCTGCAAATCAAGAAGCTGCGGAAAAGTATATAGATTATGATAAACTGACAGATCAGGAAGAGGATGGAAGCTTCGCTTCAAAGAATGAGGAAATCTATAAATTAATTCTTAAAAATTTAAACTATAAGATATTATCTTCCAGTGAAGATGGAGATAAAGCTACAGTTAAAGCAGAAATAACAAATATTGACATGAAACCTATTATGGATAAAATGTTTTCAGATGCAATTGCACTGGCTTTTTCAGGGTTAAGTGATGAACAGCTGGAACAAAAGTTCAATAAAAATTTTGAAAAACTGATAAATAACAAAGATAACAAAACTATTACTAATACCGTAACAATAACATTGAATAAAAAAGATAACCACTGGAAAATTGATGTAAGCGATGAACTAGCAAATGCCATATCAGGAAATTTAATTACCGTACAGAAAGAAATGAAGGATTCTTTTGGTGGGAGTGATACATCTGATAAACTAGATGAAATTGATAGCTGGCTTACAGAGGACATTTGGAATAAAGGTTTTTGTGATATAAACTGGTATACCTATGATGGTACTGATTCTTCTGGTGATACTATAGATATAGAATTTACCTTACAACAATTGGATTCATCCATTAAGGTTAAGGCAGAGTATGACAAATATATGGGACAGCTAAAAGGGGAAGAATATAACGAATTGAAGGGTATTTGGGGAAAACTTTCAGCTGAAATTGATTCTTTATCTTCACAAATAAAAAATAATCCACCAAAAGCAAGTGATGAGAGTACGGGAGTTGATACTGGAAAGTTTGAACAATATAGTGATGCTTTTTCAGATGCAATAAATAAGTTAGAATAG
- a CDS encoding DUF2442 domain-containing protein, translating to MSQIVKVVPRDDYCLEVYLDNGSGINLNFRSRLQTLRFGILSDKGLFYGAVTDGDYIRWGNELEISINEVFQLAQR from the coding sequence GTGAGCCAAATCGTGAAAGTGGTTCCCAGGGATGATTACTGTCTGGAGGTTTATCTGGATAATGGGAGCGGTATTAATTTGAATTTTAGGAGCAGACTTCAAACATTGAGATTTGGAATATTGTCAGACAAAGGTCTATTTTATGGTGCCGTCACGGATGGAGACTATATACGTTGGGGCAACGAGTTAGAAATATCCATAAATGAGGTTTTTCAGTTAGCACAGAGATGA
- a CDS encoding IclR family transcriptional regulator, with the protein MEYSEKVKSEISLNTIAKPFMTEAAERTGEFINLGILCEDTVVTILNVNGERSALVSRLIPVCPLHCSSMGKIFLSSQTEEEIKEYFRKHFQKRTQYTIATYNEFIQEKDKIVSSGVSYDNEEYEYGLGCIAAPLYSCEDKIIGAISVSGPLSRMKIKGMDSIENCIREAANQINEKLKLAHISTM; encoded by the coding sequence ATTGAATATAGCGAGAAAGTAAAATCTGAGATTTCCTTAAATACGATAGCTAAACCTTTTATGACAGAAGCAGCAGAACGAACTGGTGAATTCATTAATCTTGGAATATTATGTGAAGATACTGTTGTTACCATTTTAAATGTTAATGGAGAACGTTCAGCTCTGGTTTCAAGATTAATCCCTGTTTGTCCACTCCATTGCTCTTCAATGGGGAAGATATTCCTCAGCAGCCAGACTGAGGAAGAAATCAAAGAATATTTTAGAAAACACTTTCAGAAGAGAACTCAATATACAATAGCAACTTACAATGAATTCATTCAGGAAAAAGATAAAATTGTAAGTAGCGGAGTTTCTTATGATAATGAAGAATATGAATATGGTCTAGGCTGTATCGCCGCACCCTTATACAGTTGTGAGGACAAAATCATTGGTGCAATTAGTGTTTCAGGACCTTTAAGCCGAATGAAAATAAAGGGAATGGATTCCATAGAAAACTGTATCAGAGAAGCCGCAAATCAAATAAATGAGAAACTTAAACTGGCTCATATCAGTACTATGTAA
- a CDS encoding helix-turn-helix domain-containing protein — protein sequence MTKEVEVLKEALPFYGRITNGHGTGGDFVMEAEWHYNYGDMESAEIISHKALYLANKYRQGEIMICAAFLQLRIALYKGDYSYILYTLNRLRQEMKQQKWYNLIHTIDLCETFIYCALRRRDRVPEWIGNGDFDSSRLYFPAMAFFNIVYGRAMLINKEYYKLLGLEEYLMDMACAFPNLLAQIYSNIHIAAANQRVYRKEDAERALKKALNLAMADKVYMPFVENCDYIEPVLQELQLQYDYREHVLKILELNSTYQSSLEKITKSYFTEKRPELAEREMEIAKLAAEGFSNKEIAERLYITQNTVKTLLKRVFEKLEINSRTLLKQYLEDKV from the coding sequence TTGACAAAAGAAGTGGAAGTTCTAAAGGAAGCATTGCCTTTTTACGGCAGAATTACAAATGGCCACGGAACTGGCGGAGACTTTGTTATGGAGGCCGAATGGCATTATAATTACGGAGACATGGAAAGTGCAGAAATCATATCCCATAAGGCCTTATATCTGGCTAATAAATACAGACAGGGAGAAATCATGATTTGTGCGGCCTTTCTTCAATTAAGAATTGCTCTTTATAAAGGGGACTATTCTTATATTTTGTATACCCTTAACCGGCTAAGGCAAGAAATGAAACAGCAGAAATGGTATAATCTGATTCATACAATTGATTTGTGTGAAACGTTTATTTATTGCGCTTTAAGAAGACGGGACAGGGTTCCTGAATGGATTGGAAATGGGGATTTTGATTCCAGCAGACTATACTTTCCAGCAATGGCCTTTTTTAATATTGTTTATGGAAGAGCGATGCTGATTAATAAAGAGTATTACAAATTGCTGGGACTTGAAGAATATTTAATGGATATGGCTTGTGCCTTTCCAAATCTGCTGGCACAAATTTATTCCAATATTCATATTGCAGCTGCCAATCAGCGTGTATACAGAAAGGAAGATGCTGAAAGAGCCTTAAAAAAAGCGCTGAATCTTGCTATGGCAGACAAAGTTTATATGCCTTTTGTAGAAAACTGTGATTATATCGAACCTGTTTTGCAGGAACTGCAATTACAATATGACTATCGTGAACATGTTTTAAAGATATTGGAGTTAAACAGTACATATCAAAGTTCCTTAGAAAAAATTACAAAATCATATTTTACAGAAAAAAGGCCTGAGCTTGCTGAAAGGGAAATGGAGATAGCCAAGCTTGCTGCTGAGGGCTTTTCAAATAAAGAAATAGCAGAGCGGCTATATATTACTCAAAATACAGTAAAGACACTTCTTAAAAGGGTCTTTGAAAAACTAGAAATTAACTCTAGAACATTATTAAAGCAGTATTTAGAAGATAAAGTCTAA
- a CDS encoding pyridoxal phosphate-dependent aminotransferase — MGDPDVTTDMTIIEKTFEDVKNGHTHYTDFYGDKELRQEICKYYEKQYSYSVAVDECMVTTSGCHAMWLVLESILDDGDEVIIHEPYFTPYPQQIELTRGVPVTLETYEEEEFQVNTERMEKLITNRTKAVIINTPNNPTGTCFSKKTLEAIATLAKKYDLLVIADDIYTLFSYSEPFLPITVLENMRERTITIGSFSKDYAMTGWRIGYVIAPDYIIKTMKDVNENNVFTAPSISQRAALHALRNREKIQPKILKEYKKRVMYAYERINKIKNMSVMTPRGSIYLFVNIKNTGMTCQEVTNLIFEEAHVLVLPGNAFGTCGEGYIRLAMTVGIEKMEEAFNRIERMNIFS, encoded by the coding sequence TTGGGTGATCCAGATGTAACAACGGACATGACCATAATTGAAAAGACTTTTGAAGATGTGAAAAATGGTCATACACACTATACAGATTTTTATGGAGATAAGGAACTCAGACAAGAGATCTGTAAGTACTATGAGAAACAGTACAGTTACAGTGTAGCAGTGGATGAGTGTATGGTCACCACAAGCGGATGTCACGCTATGTGGCTGGTATTGGAAAGCATATTGGATGATGGGGATGAAGTAATAATCCATGAACCGTATTTTACACCCTACCCACAGCAAATTGAACTGACAAGAGGTGTGCCAGTTACTCTTGAAACATACGAGGAAGAGGAATTTCAAGTAAATACTGAAAGAATGGAGAAACTGATTACAAACAGAACCAAGGCAGTGATAATAAATACACCCAATAACCCTACAGGCACTTGCTTTAGTAAAAAAACACTTGAAGCCATTGCAACGTTAGCTAAAAAATACGATTTGCTGGTTATAGCGGATGATATATATACACTATTCAGTTATTCAGAGCCTTTCCTTCCTATTACAGTACTTGAAAATATGAGGGAACGAACCATAACCATAGGAAGCTTTTCCAAAGATTATGCTATGACTGGCTGGAGGATTGGATATGTAATTGCACCAGATTATATAATAAAGACAATGAAAGATGTAAATGAGAATAACGTTTTTACCGCTCCATCCATTTCACAGCGGGCAGCATTACATGCTCTTAGAAATAGAGAAAAAATACAGCCCAAAATATTGAAGGAATATAAGAAAAGGGTCATGTATGCTTATGAAAGAATTAATAAAATAAAAAATATGTCTGTTATGACTCCCAGAGGAAGTATATATTTATTTGTAAATATTAAGAATACCGGTATGACATGCCAGGAAGTGACAAATCTGATATTTGAAGAAGCTCATGTCCTTGTTTTACCGGGAAATGCTTTTGGTACTTGCGGAGAAGGATACATAAGACTGGCCATGACAGTTGGAATTGAAAAAATGGAAGAAGCATTTAACAGAATAGAACGGATGAATATATTCAGCTGA
- a CDS encoding MalT transcriptional regulator family protein has protein sequence MLKTKKYNTKSLYFSERITKALEGILEYPLTIVEAPMGYGKTTAVREFLKNSEVNTLWLRIDDSDQTAYWKGLCHLIGQLNQDCAESLFQLGIPTDSVSKQEALRLMKEIDLSQRMVLVMDDYHLVHHSEIDTFIKFLVTEEIEYLHIVLITRFISNMEELRIKGHLYYISKDKFTLNSGEIKKYYKMCGITLNELEVKKLNAYTEGWIGALYLLMMNYHREGSFKTAENIYKLLEEAIYKPFSEEIKQFLLGISMFDSFTLDQARYMWPKDNVKEILAEIVNKNALVKYDLQSKTYQFHNIFTKFLRDEFENNSYEYKQQVLVQTADWYLKEGDYLAAMNGYFIAKDFHGLLFTIETDKGHSIHNEQKEDFINYFESCPQTIKNSHPIALLVYGLCLFSFNEVDRFEKVCAEFIAAMASNTELEQENINELMGEFELLLNFTCYNNISKMSQHIKKADTLLQHAAKFIDTQGDSPLDLHQYCICFTEKQAP, from the coding sequence ATGCTAAAAACAAAAAAGTATAATACAAAAAGTCTATATTTCTCAGAACGGATAACTAAAGCTCTGGAAGGAATTCTGGAATATCCCCTTACTATAGTTGAAGCTCCAATGGGTTATGGGAAAACAACTGCAGTTAGAGAGTTTTTAAAGAATAGTGAAGTCAATACTCTTTGGCTGCGGATTGATGACAGCGATCAAACAGCTTATTGGAAAGGCTTATGTCATTTGATTGGCCAATTAAATCAGGATTGTGCTGAAAGCCTTTTTCAATTAGGGATTCCTACAGACAGTGTTTCTAAACAAGAGGCTCTCCGGCTGATGAAGGAAATTGACCTGTCTCAAAGAATGGTACTGGTGATGGACGATTATCATCTGGTACATCATTCAGAAATAGATACTTTCATTAAGTTCCTGGTAACAGAAGAAATAGAATATTTACATATTGTTTTAATTACACGTTTCATTAGCAATATGGAAGAACTAAGGATAAAAGGTCATTTGTACTACATATCAAAGGACAAATTTACCTTGAATTCAGGTGAAATCAAAAAATACTACAAGATGTGTGGAATCACTCTGAATGAGCTGGAAGTAAAAAAACTCAATGCTTACACAGAGGGCTGGATTGGAGCTTTATACCTGCTTATGATGAATTATCATAGGGAGGGCAGCTTTAAAACGGCTGAGAACATTTACAAACTTCTTGAAGAGGCTATATATAAGCCTTTCTCTGAGGAAATTAAACAATTCTTGTTAGGGATATCTATGTTTGACAGTTTTACCCTAGACCAAGCCAGATATATGTGGCCTAAAGACAATGTGAAAGAAATATTAGCGGAAATTGTTAATAAAAACGCTTTGGTGAAATATGATTTGCAGTCTAAAACTTATCAGTTTCACAACATATTTACTAAATTCCTAAGAGATGAATTTGAAAACAATAGCTATGAATATAAGCAGCAGGTTTTGGTGCAAACAGCAGATTGGTATTTAAAAGAAGGAGACTATCTGGCTGCAATGAATGGTTATTTTATTGCAAAGGATTTTCATGGTTTACTATTTACTATAGAGACAGATAAAGGGCACAGCATTCATAATGAACAGAAAGAGGACTTTATCAACTACTTTGAGAGTTGCCCCCAGACCATTAAAAACAGTCACCCAATTGCTCTTCTCGTTTATGGACTCTGCTTATTCTCCTTTAATGAAGTGGATAGGTTTGAAAAGGTTTGTGCTGAGTTTATAGCTGCTATGGCGAGCAATACAGAGCTTGAGCAGGAAAATATAAATGAACTCATGGGTGAGTTTGAACTACTTTTGAATTTTACTTGCTATAATAATATCTCTAAGATGAGTCAACATATTAAAAAGGCAGATACACTTTTGCAACATGCTGCAAAATTTATAGATACCCAGGGGGATTCACCTTTGGATCTCCATCAATATTGTATATGTTTTACAGAGAAGCAGGCACCTTGA
- a CDS encoding MBL fold metallo-hydrolase has product MEIKAVKLYEGGFMSESFALGGEDKGQTLDDTKTYSSSLQNYLIDMGNEVILIDTGLPKETQDTLPKAGQKIYQGKRIRDYVSALENLGYSPDNVSKILLTHKHPDHSGELRSFPNAKIYLSMAEAEAMNLTGDNIIPVEYNDGPYYNFEKSKKIADGVYFLPAPGHTKGNSVVVVEKDGLFYMIHGDITYTDEALRANKLSMVFEDLDAAKQSLEKVRTFIQKNPTVYISTHTPEGIESLEQKKVMKL; this is encoded by the coding sequence ATGGAAATCAAAGCGGTAAAACTATATGAAGGCGGATTTATGAGTGAATCTTTTGCACTTGGAGGTGAAGATAAAGGACAGACATTGGATGATACCAAGACCTATTCTTCCAGTTTGCAAAATTATTTAATCGATATGGGCAATGAGGTGATTCTAATTGATACGGGTCTTCCGAAAGAGACCCAGGATACGTTACCTAAGGCGGGACAAAAAATCTATCAGGGTAAACGAATCAGGGACTATGTTTCTGCCTTGGAAAATTTAGGATACAGTCCGGATAATGTGAGCAAGATTCTTCTCACTCATAAACATCCAGATCATTCTGGTGAACTGAGAAGCTTCCCAAACGCTAAAATTTATCTTTCAATGGCAGAAGCAGAAGCCATGAACCTGACTGGAGACAATATAATTCCCGTAGAGTATAATGACGGCCCTTATTACAATTTTGAGAAAAGCAAAAAAATAGCTGACGGCGTTTATTTTCTCCCTGCACCGGGGCATACAAAGGGCAATAGCGTTGTAGTGGTGGAAAAAGATGGCCTTTTTTATATGATTCACGGGGATATTACTTATACTGATGAAGCACTGCGTGCAAACAAACTTTCTATGGTATTCGAAGATCTGGATGCGGCCAAACAATCCCTGGAAAAAGTCCGTACATTTATTCAGAAAAATCCTACGGTATATATTTCCACCCATACACCGGAAGGTATTGAAAGTCTTGAGCAGAAAAAGGTTATGAAGCTTTAG
- a CDS encoding sodium:solute symporter family transporter — translation MLNTIDYTIIILYFIAMIAIGFFSVKFAKTEEDFLVAGRRLNFPMFFGCMAAMAVGGGSTIGSTKLAYKFGVSGIWYDGSLGIGLILLGVLISSKLSKLKALSINEVIGDNYGKAARAYGAVLTFIYTMMLSVVQVISMGVILSGVLGWSTNFSMLFGGGIVIIYTFVGGMWSVSLTDIVQFVIKTLGVLLLAPIFALHSVGGWGNVVAKIPSTHFSITGIGWDGIIMYLLMFIPGLVIGQDIWQRVFTARSDKIARVGSISAGVYSILFGAATIVLGLCVLVMFPGLKDPQDAFVTGVTNFLPVGTRDLFLQQPWQQPCPWQVEQY, via the coding sequence ATGTTAAACACAATTGATTACACAATTATTATTCTCTATTTTATTGCTATGATAGCAATCGGTTTTTTCTCAGTAAAGTTTGCCAAGACAGAAGAGGATTTTCTGGTGGCTGGAAGACGACTAAATTTTCCTATGTTTTTTGGCTGTATGGCAGCAATGGCTGTAGGGGGAGGGTCTACCATAGGAAGTACAAAGCTTGCATATAAGTTTGGTGTATCTGGTATTTGGTATGATGGAAGCCTTGGAATTGGACTTATATTATTAGGCGTTCTAATATCGTCGAAACTTTCAAAGCTGAAGGCATTGAGTATAAATGAGGTAATTGGTGACAATTACGGTAAAGCAGCCAGAGCATATGGTGCTGTGTTAACGTTTATTTATACCATGATGCTGAGTGTTGTGCAGGTTATATCCATGGGAGTCATATTAAGTGGTGTTCTGGGATGGAGTACCAACTTCTCCATGTTGTTCGGCGGAGGGATTGTTATAATATATACCTTTGTTGGAGGTATGTGGTCAGTATCCCTCACTGACATCGTTCAGTTTGTTATTAAAACTCTGGGGGTTTTGCTGTTAGCACCTATATTTGCATTGCATTCAGTAGGAGGCTGGGGAAATGTTGTGGCAAAAATACCTTCAACCCATTTTAGTATAACGGGCATCGGATGGGACGGAATTATAATGTATTTACTTATGTTTATACCGGGGTTAGTAATAGGGCAGGATATCTGGCAGCGTGTATTTACAGCAAGGAGTGATAAAATCGCCAGAGTTGGATCGATTTCTGCAGGAGTTTACAGCATATTGTTTGGTGCAGCCACAATTGTGCTGGGACTGTGTGTACTGGTCATGTTCCCAGGATTAAAAGATCCTCAGGATGCATTTGTAACTGGAGTGACAAATTTCCTGCCAGTAGGTACCAGGGATTTGTTCTTGCAGCAGCCATGGCAGCAACCATGTCCGTGGCAAGTGGAACAATATTAG
- a CDS encoding sodium:solute symporter family transporter, with protein sequence MASGTILACSTIVYNDLYIGFMKREKDDKSVWINRVIALIIGIVIMLFAFLIKDVLNALDIAYAYLSGCVFVPVFAAFVLKRFSYKAGLISLASSSIVLTGMFFVYGISSNYPIIFGIIVGWYLI encoded by the coding sequence GTGGCAAGTGGAACAATATTAGCCTGCTCAACTATAGTTTATAACGATTTGTATATTGGTTTTATGAAGAGGGAAAAAGACGACAAGTCTGTTTGGATTAACAGAGTAATTGCTTTGATTATAGGTATAGTAATCATGCTATTTGCATTCCTGATTAAAGATGTATTAAATGCATTGGATATTGCTTATGCGTATTTATCTGGCTGCGTATTTGTTCCTGTTTTTGCAGCTTTTGTGTTAAAGAGATTCAGTTACAAAGCGGGACTAATATCCCTTGCTTCAAGTTCAATCGTTCTTACTGGAATGTTCTTTGTTTACGGAATCTCATCCAATTATCCTATTATTTTTGGAATAATTGTGGGCTGGTATCTTATTTAG
- a CDS encoding helix-turn-helix domain-containing protein, translating to MVDVLQDTDSIPMVDRAIRILKEIYESDVPVGVSELSNGLGLPKATVYRILKTLHNRNVIEKMMMINIA from the coding sequence TTGGTTGATGTACTACAAGATACTGATAGTATTCCAATGGTGGACAGAGCCATCAGAATTCTAAAAGAAATATACGAATCCGATGTTCCCGTAGGGGTATCAGAGCTTTCTAACGGTTTAGGTCTCCCTAAAGCCACTGTTTATCGCATTTTAAAGACTCTTCATAATAGAAATGTAATAGAAAAAATGATGATGATAAATATAGCTTAG